From Mycolicibacterium nivoides, a single genomic window includes:
- a CDS encoding wax ester/triacylglycerol synthase family O-acyltransferase — protein sequence MSDVPEVDAAGLPEKLGAVDQLLHRGEANPRTRSGIVGLEILDTTPDWERFRTRFDNASRNVLRLRQKVVMPTLPTASPRWVVDPDFNLDFHVRRMRVPSPGTLRDLFDLAEIALQTPMDITRPLWSATLVEGLEGGRAATILHLSHAVTDGVGAIEMFANIYDLERDPEPRQMAPLPIPQDLSPNDLMREGLGRLPGKIAGGVLGLIGGAARAANRTVRDPVSAVSGVVEYAMSGARVNRPAAERSPLLRRRSLSSRTEAIDIPFGDLRSAAKAAGGSINDAYLAGLCGALRLYHEAMGVPIEDLPMAVPVNLRSEDDPAGGNRFAGVNLAAPVGIADPELRIRAVRAQMTTKREERAIDIVGAIAPVLSLLPDNILESVAGSVVNSDVQASNVAMYAGDTFIAGAKILRHYGIGPLPGVAIMAVLISRSGYFTVTTRYDRAAITDEALFAQCLLDGFNEVLALGGDGRAEPVTFAATVPPEAENASSNGSAAQ from the coding sequence ATGAGCGACGTGCCGGAGGTGGACGCGGCCGGACTGCCCGAGAAACTGGGTGCAGTGGACCAGCTGCTGCATCGCGGCGAGGCGAATCCCCGGACGCGATCGGGCATCGTCGGCCTCGAAATCCTCGACACCACCCCAGATTGGGAGCGGTTCCGCACCCGGTTCGACAACGCGTCCCGCAATGTCCTACGGCTGCGGCAGAAGGTCGTCATGCCGACGCTGCCGACGGCGTCGCCCCGGTGGGTGGTCGATCCTGACTTCAACCTCGACTTCCATGTCCGGCGCATGAGAGTGCCTTCCCCGGGCACACTCCGGGACTTGTTCGACCTGGCCGAGATCGCGCTGCAGACACCGATGGACATCACGCGCCCGCTGTGGAGTGCGACGCTGGTCGAAGGGCTCGAAGGCGGGCGCGCAGCCACGATCCTGCACCTCAGTCATGCGGTGACCGACGGGGTGGGCGCCATCGAGATGTTCGCCAACATCTACGACTTGGAACGCGACCCCGAGCCTCGGCAGATGGCGCCGTTGCCCATTCCTCAGGACCTGTCGCCCAACGATCTCATGCGGGAAGGGCTCGGGCGGCTTCCCGGCAAGATCGCCGGTGGTGTGCTCGGCCTGATCGGCGGGGCCGCGCGCGCCGCCAACCGGACGGTGCGGGACCCGGTATCGGCGGTCAGCGGAGTCGTCGAGTACGCGATGTCGGGAGCCCGGGTGAATCGGCCTGCGGCCGAACGGTCGCCGCTGCTGCGTCGGCGCAGCTTGTCCTCGCGGACCGAGGCGATCGACATCCCATTCGGTGACCTGCGGAGTGCCGCCAAGGCCGCCGGTGGTTCGATCAACGACGCCTACCTGGCTGGCCTGTGCGGCGCGCTGCGGCTCTACCACGAGGCGATGGGAGTCCCGATCGAGGACTTGCCGATGGCGGTGCCGGTCAACCTGCGTTCCGAGGATGACCCGGCCGGTGGCAACCGATTCGCGGGAGTCAATCTGGCCGCCCCGGTCGGCATCGCCGATCCGGAGCTACGGATCAGAGCCGTTCGGGCCCAGATGACCACCAAGCGTGAAGAACGTGCGATCGACATCGTGGGCGCCATCGCTCCGGTTCTGAGTCTGCTACCGGACAACATCCTGGAGTCGGTCGCCGGCTCGGTGGTGAACTCCGACGTGCAGGCCAGCAACGTCGCGATGTATGCCGGCGACACGTTCATCGCCGGAGCGAAGATCTTGCGGCACTACGGAATTGGCCCGCTGCCCGGTGTCGCGATCATGGCGGTGCTGATCTCGCGATCGGGGTACTTCACCGTGACCACGCGCTACGACCGCGCGGCGATCACCGACGAGGCCCTGTTCGCGCAGTGCCTGCTCGACGGCTTCAACGAGGTGCTCGCGCTCGGGGGCGACGGGCGCGCCGAACCGGTCACCTTCGCGGCCACGGTGCCACCAGAGGCTGAAAACGCGTCGTCGAACGGGAGCGCCGCACAGTGA
- a CDS encoding universal stress protein encodes MSTYRTIVVGTDGSDSSLRAVDRAAMVAAQENAKLIVASAHQPVAEKGGWSRPPSPDHVVDTRAEDSLKSEGYRMHGAAPVYEILQVARDRAKAAGASDIVERAVEGAPVDALVKLAKEVDADLIVVGDIGLDSVAGRLLGSVPATIARRVKIDILIVHTAV; translated from the coding sequence ATGAGCACGTATCGGACGATTGTGGTCGGGACCGACGGGTCCGACTCGTCGTTACGTGCGGTCGACCGCGCCGCCATGGTCGCCGCGCAGGAGAACGCGAAGCTCATCGTCGCGAGTGCTCATCAACCCGTGGCCGAAAAGGGCGGCTGGTCGCGACCGCCGTCGCCCGATCATGTGGTCGATACCCGTGCGGAGGACAGCCTCAAGAGCGAGGGCTACCGGATGCACGGCGCCGCCCCGGTCTACGAGATCCTCCAGGTGGCGCGCGACCGGGCCAAGGCCGCCGGCGCCTCGGACATCGTCGAGCGGGCGGTCGAAGGTGCCCCGGTCGACGCCCTGGTGAAACTCGCCAAAGAGGTCGATGCGGATCTGATCGTCGTCGGCGACATCGGCCTGGACTCCGTCGCCGGCCGCCTGTTGGGCTCGGTGCCCGCCACCATCGCCCGCCGGGTCAAGATCGACATCCTCATCGTCCACACCGCGGTCTGA
- a CDS encoding MBL fold metallo-hydrolase, protein MQKWTIGALTVHSVLETVVPTRPDRLFRGLPSELPSWLQPHYVDDAGNLLVAIQSFVIESGDELVVVDCCFGEGHELPYQIPMDPDQYGQSLAAAGFTPGDVTTVVCTHLHLDHAGRNTSQRDGAWVPTYPNATYLLTADEYTSWLQSSAPNRAASETVEPLVAHDVLRLTDSDHAITDEIRLLATPGHTAGHAAVRIESDGEVAIIGGDVIHHPIQITHPEVQALPDDDPAAAAVTRARLLQGIVDEQALLFGTHFAAPTAGTVVADDDRLIWVSA, encoded by the coding sequence ATGCAGAAGTGGACGATCGGCGCGTTGACGGTTCACTCCGTGCTGGAGACGGTGGTGCCGACCCGGCCTGACCGGCTGTTTCGCGGGCTTCCGTCCGAGCTCCCGAGCTGGCTTCAGCCGCATTATGTCGATGACGCGGGCAACCTGCTGGTGGCGATCCAGTCGTTCGTCATCGAATCCGGTGACGAGCTCGTGGTGGTGGACTGCTGTTTCGGGGAGGGCCACGAACTGCCGTATCAGATCCCCATGGATCCCGACCAGTACGGGCAGTCGTTGGCCGCGGCCGGATTCACCCCCGGCGATGTGACCACCGTCGTCTGCACTCACCTTCACCTCGACCATGCCGGGCGCAATACCTCCCAGCGTGACGGTGCCTGGGTCCCCACCTATCCCAACGCGACATACCTGCTCACCGCCGACGAGTACACGTCATGGCTCCAGTCCTCGGCGCCGAACCGCGCCGCCTCCGAGACCGTCGAACCGCTTGTCGCGCACGATGTCCTGCGTCTGACCGACTCGGACCACGCGATCACCGACGAGATCCGGCTGTTGGCCACCCCTGGTCACACCGCGGGGCATGCCGCGGTTCGGATCGAATCCGATGGGGAGGTGGCGATCATCGGCGGTGACGTCATCCACCATCCGATCCAGATCACCCACCCCGAGGTGCAGGCCCTTCCCGATGACGATCCGGCAGCTGCCGCGGTGACCCGCGCCCGTCTGCTGCAGGGCATCGTCGATGAGCAGGCACTGTTGTTCGGAACGCATTTCGCGGCCCCGACCGCGGGCACCGTCGTCGCCGACGACGACAGGCTGATCTGGGTGTCGGCCTAG
- a CDS encoding FadR/GntR family transcriptional regulator produces the protein MAQPNVRFQRLAEQVADQLRRRILTGELPDGTILPKEDELLVEYPISKPSLREAMRILEAEGLLTVRRGKLGGAVVHRPDAANLAYTMGLVLGAGQVGLADVGTALLQVEPACAALCAQRPDRKRTVVPILRELHEESVRSVADLLQATSASRRYHEALVRHCGNETMIILAGALEALWSAHEQNWSAQVTDHSTVPVEERRAVLEDHRQVIDAIDMGDAQRARDLAAAHLINAQQYPGVDGVVDPTMVRTWAQSSPRRP, from the coding sequence GTGGCGCAGCCAAACGTCCGGTTCCAGCGACTTGCCGAACAGGTCGCCGACCAGTTGCGGCGCCGGATCCTCACCGGGGAACTGCCCGACGGCACGATCCTGCCCAAGGAAGACGAACTTCTCGTCGAGTATCCGATCAGCAAGCCGTCCCTGCGCGAGGCGATGCGCATCCTCGAGGCCGAGGGGCTGTTGACGGTACGGCGCGGCAAGCTCGGCGGCGCGGTGGTCCACCGACCAGACGCAGCAAACCTCGCATACACAATGGGGTTGGTGCTCGGCGCCGGGCAGGTCGGCCTCGCCGACGTGGGCACGGCCCTGCTGCAGGTCGAGCCGGCATGTGCCGCGCTCTGCGCCCAGCGCCCGGACCGGAAGCGCACCGTTGTACCTATTCTCCGCGAATTGCACGAAGAATCGGTCAGATCGGTTGCCGATCTGCTGCAGGCCACCTCGGCGAGCCGCCGGTATCACGAAGCGCTGGTGCGCCATTGCGGAAACGAGACGATGATCATCCTGGCGGGCGCGCTGGAGGCGCTGTGGTCAGCTCATGAGCAAAACTGGTCGGCGCAGGTGACGGACCACTCGACCGTGCCCGTCGAGGAGCGCCGAGCGGTACTGGAAGACCACCGGCAGGTGATCGACGCGATCGACATGGGTGACGCACAGCGAGCCCGCGATCTGGCCGCGGCTCATCTGATCAACGCCCAGCAGTACCCGGGAGTCGACGGGGTCGTCGATCCGACGATGGTGCGCACATGGGCGCAGTCCAGTCCCCGACGACCGTGA
- a CDS encoding class I adenylate-forming enzyme family protein: MKVGDVAVDVVDAAHYRSAGWWSDRTISQTVRGHALAHPDKPAYVDHPAATYTWREFDEAATSLAAQLAGAGVHPGDRVAVWHGDTAAIHVLFVAIERCGGVVVGIGARAGTREATQILRTTEPRLLISDAARQASAQATVAGLAPQLDLAAVVLRSERDGLSIDTHTPPCAPDDAAAVGPDDVFLINSTSGTTGLPKCVVHTQNRWHYFHQQAVANGALSADDVFLPVIPAPFGFGIWTAHTTPIYLGVTTVLLERFDAAAACEAIAHHRVSVLCCVSTQLMMIMADRASRENDLSSLRVVFTGGEALPYQRAADFEELTRATILQFYGSNETGLLSGTTLHDSRERRLRTAGRLVPEMAVRLFDGDDDVTSTGRGQPACRGPATSLGYLGGVDHDKLYTPDGWMRMGDVCEVDSDGYLSVTGRTSDFIVRGGKNISAGEVEDAVTTHPAVAVAAAVAMPDPVFGEKVCIYIEPVAPANNHVIDLPGLVEHLLAQGMSKELLPERLIVLDELPRSSGGKIAKGQLREDIRTRLGDDYERR, from the coding sequence ATGAAGGTCGGCGACGTCGCCGTTGACGTAGTAGACGCGGCCCACTATCGGTCGGCCGGGTGGTGGTCGGACCGCACGATCTCGCAGACCGTGCGCGGTCACGCACTGGCCCACCCCGACAAGCCGGCCTATGTGGACCACCCTGCCGCCACCTATACCTGGCGTGAATTCGACGAGGCCGCAACGTCACTCGCGGCCCAGCTGGCGGGCGCCGGGGTTCACCCGGGTGACCGGGTCGCCGTGTGGCACGGCGACACCGCCGCCATTCATGTGCTGTTCGTGGCGATCGAACGATGCGGCGGCGTCGTTGTCGGGATCGGCGCCCGCGCCGGGACGCGCGAGGCCACCCAGATCTTGCGCACCACCGAGCCGCGCCTGCTGATCAGCGACGCGGCGCGGCAGGCCTCGGCGCAGGCCACCGTCGCCGGCCTCGCTCCGCAACTCGACCTCGCCGCCGTGGTCCTACGCTCCGAGCGCGATGGCCTGTCCATCGACACCCACACTCCCCCGTGTGCGCCCGACGACGCCGCGGCGGTCGGCCCCGACGACGTGTTCCTGATCAACTCGACCTCGGGGACCACCGGCCTACCCAAATGTGTTGTACACACCCAGAACCGGTGGCACTACTTCCATCAGCAGGCGGTCGCCAACGGCGCACTGAGCGCCGACGACGTCTTCCTGCCCGTCATCCCGGCCCCGTTCGGGTTCGGCATCTGGACCGCCCACACCACCCCGATCTACCTCGGCGTCACCACGGTCCTGCTCGAGCGATTCGACGCGGCGGCCGCGTGCGAGGCGATCGCCCATCACCGCGTCAGCGTGTTGTGCTGTGTCAGTACCCAATTGATGATGATCATGGCCGACCGGGCATCGCGCGAGAACGACCTGAGCTCGTTGCGCGTGGTCTTCACCGGGGGTGAGGCGCTGCCCTATCAGCGCGCCGCCGACTTCGAGGAACTCACCCGCGCCACCATCCTGCAGTTCTACGGCTCCAACGAAACCGGCCTGCTGAGCGGGACGACGCTGCACGATTCCCGGGAGCGCAGGCTGCGCACCGCCGGAAGGCTGGTGCCGGAGATGGCGGTGCGCCTGTTCGACGGCGATGACGACGTGACCTCGACGGGCCGTGGGCAACCGGCCTGCCGCGGACCGGCCACCAGCCTGGGCTATCTCGGCGGCGTCGACCACGACAAGCTGTACACCCCGGACGGCTGGATGAGGATGGGCGACGTCTGCGAGGTCGACTCCGACGGCTACCTTTCGGTCACCGGTCGCACCTCGGACTTCATCGTGCGCGGCGGCAAGAACATCAGTGCCGGCGAGGTCGAGGATGCGGTGACGACGCATCCGGCCGTGGCCGTGGCTGCTGCGGTGGCGATGCCCGACCCTGTCTTCGGCGAGAAGGTCTGCATCTACATAGAACCCGTAGCACCTGCCAACAACCACGTCATCGATCTCCCTGGGCTCGTCGAACACCTCCTGGCCCAGGGCATGTCGAAGGAACTGCTCCCCGAGCGGCTCATCGTGCTCGACGAGTTGCCCCGGTCGTCAGGCGGGAAGATCGCCAAAGGGCAACTACGCGAAGATATCCGGACGCGGTTGGGAGACGACTATGAACGTCGGTGA
- a CDS encoding class II aldolase/adducin family protein, translating into MNVGEMRQGGLKVWSPSVTPPIGVDLSEEQALAVAFRHLAAIGFAENMAGHITWQPEGRTEMLVNPWGLWWQELTASDICVVDENAAVVRGRWDVTPAIHIHTELHRMRDDARVVIHNHPYYVSLIAALGKLPDLVHQTGSLFLDDMCFVETYDGEVDSAPRARELAERIGTANLTILANHGVITTGGTVAEAVYRAASIDRVCKLAYQVMLTGRESTAMNRSDMYGMKASLIERAADVYWAGAARMTIKADPDVLS; encoded by the coding sequence ATGAACGTCGGTGAGATGCGCCAGGGCGGGTTGAAAGTTTGGTCGCCATCGGTCACCCCTCCGATCGGCGTCGACCTGTCCGAAGAACAGGCGCTCGCCGTAGCGTTCCGGCACCTGGCCGCCATCGGATTCGCCGAGAACATGGCCGGCCACATCACCTGGCAGCCTGAGGGCCGCACCGAGATGCTGGTCAATCCGTGGGGACTGTGGTGGCAGGAGCTCACCGCATCCGACATCTGCGTGGTCGACGAGAACGCCGCCGTGGTGCGCGGCCGCTGGGATGTCACCCCGGCCATCCACATCCACACCGAACTGCACCGAATGCGCGATGATGCCCGCGTCGTCATCCACAACCACCCCTACTACGTGAGCCTCATCGCCGCGTTGGGGAAGCTGCCGGACCTGGTGCACCAGACCGGATCGCTGTTCCTCGACGACATGTGCTTCGTCGAAACCTATGACGGCGAGGTCGATTCGGCACCGAGGGCGCGCGAGCTCGCCGAACGGATCGGCACCGCCAATCTCACCATCCTGGCCAACCACGGCGTCATCACCACCGGAGGCACCGTGGCCGAGGCCGTGTACCGGGCCGCGTCGATCGACCGGGTGTGCAAACTGGCCTACCAGGTGATGCTCACCGGCCGGGAGTCGACGGCGATGAACCGCTCAGACATGTACGGCATGAAGGCCTCGCTCATCGAGCGGGCCGCCGACGTCTACTGGGCCGGCGCGGCCCGCATGACCATCAAGGCCGACCCCGACGTGCTCAGCTAG
- a CDS encoding amidohydrolase family protein, giving the protein MKSIDELAGNLNFTTAQQGAERTVTFLPEPQRAERLYTVISVDDHIVEPPDTFTGRVPRKFADRAPKVVDTENGGQTWMYDGQSLPNVGFNAVVGRPVSEYGFEPARFDEMRRGAWDIHERVKDMDLNGVYASLNFPSFLPGFAGQRLQQVTKDRDLAMAAVRAWNDWHLEAWAGSYPDRIIPCQLPWLLDPEVGAQMIYENAERGFHAVTFSENPAMLGLPTIHSGYWEPMMAACAETGTVVNLHIGSSGSAPSTTDDAPPDVQGVLFFAYAITAAVDWLYSGLPSRYPDLKICLSEGGIGWVAGLLDRLDHMLSYHQMYGTWKALGESLSPAEVFTRNFWFCAVEDQSSFVQHERIGTGNILLEADYPHCDSTWPHTQATIHEQIQGLPAEVIRKITWENASRLYQHPVPPAVQSDPNAY; this is encoded by the coding sequence ATGAAGTCCATCGACGAGCTCGCCGGCAATCTCAACTTCACCACCGCGCAGCAAGGTGCCGAACGCACGGTCACATTTCTTCCCGAACCGCAACGGGCCGAACGTCTGTACACCGTGATCTCGGTCGACGATCACATCGTCGAGCCGCCCGACACATTCACCGGCCGGGTGCCACGCAAGTTCGCCGACCGTGCCCCGAAGGTCGTCGACACCGAGAACGGCGGGCAGACCTGGATGTACGACGGGCAGTCCTTACCCAATGTCGGCTTCAACGCCGTGGTCGGCCGGCCGGTCTCCGAATACGGTTTCGAGCCGGCGCGGTTCGACGAAATGCGCCGCGGCGCCTGGGACATTCACGAACGCGTCAAAGACATGGATCTCAACGGCGTCTACGCGTCGCTCAACTTCCCGTCGTTCCTCCCCGGGTTCGCCGGCCAGCGACTGCAGCAGGTGACCAAAGACCGGGATCTGGCGATGGCCGCGGTGCGGGCCTGGAACGACTGGCACCTCGAAGCGTGGGCCGGGTCCTATCCCGACCGGATCATCCCGTGCCAGCTGCCGTGGCTACTCGACCCTGAAGTCGGCGCCCAGATGATCTACGAGAACGCCGAACGCGGTTTCCACGCCGTGACATTCAGCGAGAATCCCGCCATGCTCGGGCTGCCGACCATCCACTCCGGCTACTGGGAGCCGATGATGGCGGCATGTGCCGAGACGGGCACCGTTGTCAATCTGCACATCGGGTCCTCGGGCTCGGCACCATCCACCACCGACGATGCTCCGCCGGATGTTCAGGGTGTGTTGTTCTTCGCCTACGCCATCACCGCCGCGGTCGACTGGCTCTACTCAGGTCTGCCCAGCCGCTACCCGGACCTCAAGATCTGCCTGTCCGAAGGTGGAATCGGTTGGGTGGCAGGCCTGCTCGACCGGCTCGACCACATGCTCAGCTACCACCAGATGTACGGAACCTGGAAGGCGCTGGGCGAGAGCCTCTCCCCTGCCGAGGTGTTCACCAGGAACTTCTGGTTCTGCGCGGTCGAAGACCAGTCATCGTTCGTGCAGCACGAACGGATCGGCACCGGCAACATTCTGCTCGAAGCCGACTACCCGCATTGCGACTCCACCTGGCCGCACACCCAGGCCACCATCCACGAACAGATCCAGGGCCTGCCCGCCGAGGTGATCCGGAAGATCACCTGGGAGAACGCATCCCGGCTCTACCAGCATCCGGTGCCACCGGCGGTGCAGAGCGATCCGAACGCCTACTGA
- a CDS encoding D-2-hydroxyacid dehydrogenase family protein produces MTRPLRIAVLDDYQGIADTVDWTPIPRAPEITSLREHIAPGPALVETLAGHEVVVAMRERTPIDATLLAQLPDLKLLVTTGPFNAAIDVAAAHRLGITVSGTGGAITPTVEHTWALILGLQRHLVVEDQRIRDGLWQSTIGGDLHGATLGLVGVGRIGSRVAAIGTAFGMNVIAWSPNLTDERAATAGVVRVEREALFADADVVSLHMVLAETTRGLIGTAELGAMRPSAILVNTSRGGLIDEPALVDALRGSQIRGAALDVYQQEPLPAQHPLTTLSNTLLTPHLGYVTEGVMKTFYRDIVEDIAAYCAGSPVRLLPG; encoded by the coding sequence ATGACCCGACCGCTGCGCATCGCCGTTCTCGACGACTACCAGGGGATCGCCGACACCGTCGACTGGACGCCCATACCCCGCGCCCCCGAAATCACGTCACTGCGGGAACACATCGCACCCGGCCCGGCCCTGGTCGAGACTCTGGCCGGCCACGAGGTCGTCGTCGCGATGCGGGAACGCACCCCGATCGACGCGACGCTGCTCGCCCAGTTACCCGACCTGAAGCTTCTCGTGACCACCGGACCGTTCAACGCCGCCATCGACGTGGCCGCCGCGCACCGACTCGGTATCACCGTGTCGGGCACCGGCGGGGCGATCACCCCGACGGTCGAACACACCTGGGCACTGATCCTGGGACTGCAGCGACATCTGGTCGTCGAGGATCAGCGCATCCGCGACGGGCTGTGGCAGAGCACGATCGGCGGCGACCTGCACGGGGCGACCCTGGGGCTGGTCGGAGTGGGCCGGATCGGCAGTCGCGTCGCCGCGATCGGGACGGCATTCGGCATGAACGTCATCGCGTGGAGCCCCAACCTCACCGACGAGCGTGCGGCCACAGCCGGCGTGGTCCGGGTGGAGCGGGAGGCGCTGTTCGCCGACGCCGACGTAGTGTCGCTGCACATGGTGCTCGCAGAGACGACCCGCGGCCTGATCGGCACCGCCGAACTGGGCGCGATGAGGCCGTCGGCGATCCTGGTGAACACCTCGCGCGGCGGTCTGATCGACGAGCCCGCGTTGGTCGACGCACTGCGCGGCAGCCAGATCCGCGGTGCGGCCCTCGATGTCTACCAGCAGGAGCCCCTGCCCGCGCAGCACCCCTTGACCACTCTGTCCAACACTTTGCTGACCCCGCACCTCGGCTACGTCACCGAGGGCGTGATGAAGACCTTCTACCGGGACATTGTCGAGGACATAGCGGCTTATTGCGCGGGTTCCCCGGTGCGTTTGCTCCCCGGCTAG
- a CDS encoding MmpS family transport accessory protein, giving the protein MAAVFRLASRFWIPLVLVAALAISGFAMNRMHGIFGTHINTEPGQSAGDDIVEFNPKRVVYEIEGPSGTSGHVSYLDADAQPHTENFTSLPWRHEVVTTLPTVFANVVAQGDSEVISCRIVVNGEVRDEQTVNQHDAQAFCLDKAA; this is encoded by the coding sequence GTGGCTGCGGTGTTTCGGCTTGCGAGCCGCTTCTGGATCCCATTGGTGCTCGTGGCCGCGCTTGCGATCAGCGGATTCGCGATGAACCGCATGCACGGAATCTTCGGTACCCACATCAACACCGAACCGGGACAGTCCGCCGGTGACGACATCGTGGAGTTCAACCCGAAGCGCGTCGTCTACGAGATCGAGGGTCCCAGCGGCACGAGCGGCCATGTCAGCTACCTGGACGCCGACGCCCAGCCCCACACCGAGAATTTCACCTCGCTGCCGTGGCGGCACGAGGTTGTCACCACCCTGCCCACGGTGTTCGCCAATGTGGTTGCCCAAGGAGATAGCGAAGTGATCAGCTGCCGGATCGTCGTCAACGGCGAAGTCCGCGACGAGCAGACCGTGAACCAGCACGACGCGCAGGCCTTCTGCTTGGACAAGGCAGCATGA